A single window of Gemmatimonadaceae bacterium DNA harbors:
- a CDS encoding leucine dehydrogenase — MEYFETIAEMGHEQVVFCHDKASGYRGIIAIHDTTLGPALGGCRFWNYASDEEAAIDALRLSRGMTYKNAVAGLNLGGGKSVIIGNNKTPHREMLFRAHGRFVDSLGGRYVTAEDVGTTVEDMDFVHMETKYVTGIGSKSGDPSSVTAHGVFRAIEASANHRWGSDDLTGRTVAIQGLGHVGFHLATALHLAGAKLIVTDIDQGRIDRVVEATGATVVASDEIFRVKADIFTPCALGGVINDQTIPQLQVEIVAGAANNQLLEDRHGDELEARGILYAPDYVANAGGVINVYSELTGWSRERSLRKADEIYETVLSVFGLAKETGLPTYKAADRVAEQRIAAVRGMIRTWPQYPNKES; from the coding sequence TGACAAGGCCTCCGGCTATCGCGGCATCATTGCCATTCACGACACCACGCTCGGGCCGGCGCTTGGCGGGTGCCGCTTCTGGAACTACGCCAGCGACGAGGAAGCCGCGATCGACGCGCTCCGCCTCTCGCGCGGCATGACCTACAAGAATGCCGTCGCCGGGCTCAACCTCGGTGGCGGCAAGAGCGTCATCATCGGCAACAACAAGACGCCGCATCGCGAGATGCTCTTCCGCGCGCACGGCCGCTTTGTGGATTCGCTCGGCGGGCGCTACGTGACGGCCGAAGACGTGGGCACGACCGTGGAAGACATGGACTTCGTGCACATGGAAACGAAGTACGTGACCGGCATCGGCTCCAAGTCGGGCGATCCCTCGAGCGTCACCGCGCATGGGGTGTTCCGCGCCATCGAGGCGTCGGCGAATCACCGGTGGGGGAGCGACGACCTGACCGGGCGCACCGTGGCCATCCAGGGGCTCGGGCATGTCGGCTTCCATCTCGCCACCGCGCTGCACCTGGCGGGGGCGAAGCTCATCGTGACGGACATCGATCAAGGGCGGATTGACCGGGTGGTCGAAGCGACCGGCGCCACGGTGGTGGCCAGCGACGAGATCTTCCGCGTGAAGGCCGACATCTTCACCCCCTGTGCGCTGGGCGGGGTGATCAACGACCAGACCATTCCGCAGCTGCAGGTGGAGATCGTGGCCGGCGCCGCGAACAACCAGCTACTGGAAGACCGGCACGGGGATGAGCTGGAGGCCCGGGGCATCCTGTACGCCCCCGACTACGTGGCGAATGCCGGCGGCGTGATCAACGTCTACAGCGAGCTCACCGGTTGGAGCCGCGAGCGGAGCCTGCGCAAGGCCGACGAGATTTATGAAACCGTGCTCAGCGTCTTCGGGTTGGCCAAGGAGACCGGGCTGCCGACGTACAAGGCGGCCGACCGCGTAGCCGAGCAGCGCATCGCGGCCGTTCGTGGTATGATCCGCACGTGGCCGCAGTACCCGAACAAGGAATCCTGA
- the rpiB gene encoding ribose 5-phosphate isomerase B, which yields MVDVARPGERIPIASDHAGFELKQRLLTVLTDLGYEVEDIGTHSTASTDYPDYAHPLSQQVSDGVVQRGVLLCGTGLGMSYVANRYPGVRAAVSWAPEIAALARQHNDANVLVLPARFVSDEDAIAILKTWLETPFEGGRHGRRVEKIEQTNEHEAGREPGSPA from the coding sequence ATGGTGGACGTCGCACGCCCCGGAGAGCGCATCCCGATCGCCTCCGATCATGCTGGTTTCGAACTCAAGCAGCGGCTGCTCACGGTGCTGACCGATTTGGGCTATGAGGTCGAGGACATCGGCACCCACAGCACCGCCAGCACCGACTACCCCGATTACGCGCACCCGCTCTCGCAGCAGGTGAGCGATGGGGTGGTGCAGCGCGGCGTGCTGCTCTGCGGCACCGGCCTGGGTATGAGCTACGTGGCCAACCGCTATCCCGGCGTGCGCGCGGCGGTGAGCTGGGCGCCCGAGATCGCGGCGCTGGCTCGTCAGCACAACGACGCGAACGTGCTCGTGCTGCCGGCGCGCTTCGTGAGCGACGAAGATGCCATCGCGATTCTCAAGACGTGGCTGGAGACGCCGTTCGAAGGCGGACGCCACGGCCGTCGCGTGGAGAAGATCGAACAGACCAACGAACATGAAGCGGGCCGCGAGCCCGGGAGCCCGGCATGA
- a CDS encoding serine hydroxymethyltransferase has product MSSGASQGDSANWSEWDRLPPGGALAGTDPEIARLIDEEIQRQSDGLELIASENFVSPAVMEAMGSPLTNKYAEGLPGKRYYGGCEVVDQVEQLAIDRVKQLFGADHANVQPHSGASANAAVFLAFLKPGDTFLGMDLSQGGHLTHGSPVNFSGLLYKAVSYGVTGEGLIDYEHMRAQAREHKPKMIIAGYSAYSRVIDWQAFADIAKEVGAIFMVDMAHFAGLAATGVYPNPVPYADVVTSTTHKTLRGPRGGIILCKAEHAKAIDKAMFPGMQGGPLEHVIAAKAVAFHEALQPAFTQYCQQVVQNAQVLAQALIDKGYHVVSGGTDNHLMLVDLRNKNLTGKVAEKVLDEAGITVNKNTVPKETQSPFVTSGIRIGTPAVTTRGMGPEAMQQIATLIDRVLSNPEDHASVAAVRADVKALADAFPLYRAVTKV; this is encoded by the coding sequence ATGAGCAGTGGAGCGAGCCAAGGCGACAGCGCGAACTGGAGTGAATGGGATCGTCTGCCGCCGGGCGGGGCGTTGGCGGGCACCGATCCCGAGATCGCGCGCCTGATCGACGAGGAGATCCAGCGCCAGAGCGATGGCCTCGAGCTCATCGCCAGCGAGAATTTCGTGTCGCCGGCGGTGATGGAAGCCATGGGCTCCCCGCTCACGAACAAGTACGCCGAAGGGCTGCCCGGGAAGCGCTATTACGGTGGCTGCGAAGTGGTGGACCAGGTGGAGCAGCTCGCGATCGATCGTGTGAAGCAGCTCTTCGGCGCCGACCACGCCAACGTGCAGCCGCACAGTGGCGCGTCGGCCAATGCCGCCGTGTTCCTCGCCTTCCTCAAGCCGGGGGACACCTTCCTCGGCATGGACCTGTCGCAGGGCGGGCACCTCACGCACGGCAGCCCGGTGAACTTCTCCGGCCTGCTGTACAAGGCCGTGAGCTACGGCGTCACCGGCGAAGGGCTGATCGACTACGAGCACATGCGCGCGCAGGCGCGTGAGCACAAGCCCAAGATGATCATCGCCGGCTACAGTGCGTACTCGCGCGTGATCGACTGGCAGGCGTTCGCCGATATCGCCAAGGAAGTGGGCGCGATCTTCATGGTGGACATGGCGCACTTCGCCGGTCTGGCCGCGACGGGCGTGTATCCCAACCCCGTGCCGTACGCCGACGTGGTGACGAGCACGACGCACAAGACGCTGCGCGGCCCGCGCGGCGGCATCATTCTGTGCAAGGCCGAACATGCCAAGGCGATCGACAAGGCGATGTTCCCCGGCATGCAGGGCGGCCCGCTGGAGCACGTGATCGCCGCCAAGGCGGTGGCCTTCCACGAGGCGCTGCAGCCCGCGTTCACGCAGTACTGCCAGCAGGTGGTGCAGAATGCGCAGGTGCTCGCGCAGGCGCTCATCGACAAGGGCTATCACGTCGTGAGCGGTGGCACCGACAATCACCTCATGCTGGTCGATCTCCGCAATAAGAACCTCACCGGCAAGGTGGCCGAGAAGGTGCTGGATGAGGCGGGGATCACGGTGAACAAGAACACCGTGCCGAAGGAGACGCAGTCGCCGTTCGTCACGAGCGGCATCCGCATCGGCACGCCGGCCGTGACGACGCGCGGCATGGGCCCCGAGGCGATGCAGCAGATTGCCACGCTCATTGACCGTGTGCTGAGCAACCCCGAGGATCACGCCTCCGTGGCCGCCGTCAGGGCCGACGTCAAGGCCCTCGCCGACGCCTTCCCGCTGTACCGCGCCGTCACAAAAGTTTGA
- a CDS encoding NAD(P)H-hydrate dehydratase has protein sequence MSTRGARRTSDAPGARVSFPRLTTAAQAAARDHAAITGGTDSFALMQQAASTAAAAIIRHAGNTLAHGVAVFAGRGNNGGDAYLVAAQLARYGVTVRLHAAGVPTTPDAQRAARLAAPFLTFGEITGHERVVVDGILGTGHQGALRDQAAAACARVQLLRDAGARVMALDIPSGVNASTGEVADGAVTADCTIAFGTLKRAHLFGRDRMGLLVLTDIGLGPYAKCPGDEDDGAWRWAAREQLGALLPPLAWDTHKGRRGRVGLVGGDAGMAGAIVLATRAALAAGAGLAHAIVHEASVPALQTLVPQAITHRWPPLLATRKHDVVDPSGDAPRYDAVAVGPGLGRTRESQQLVERLLQVHRGIALVLDADALWLAADAAQALGTDAASLIRHWTRDARAVVCTPHPGEFARLLGRALPDSWDDRAALLAEFSVRSNTTVLLKGTPTLVAHQREPLTAVPYGTPLLATGGSGDCLTGVIATFLAQGVMARDAAVLGAAVHGLAAERATWDALGTVRGLSLDDWRAQLPPVFADLAATPRPDPGELARLAPLSVMRA, from the coding sequence GTGAGTACCCGTGGAGCACGGCGCACGTCTGACGCCCCGGGGGCGCGTGTGAGCTTTCCGCGCCTCACCACTGCCGCGCAGGCGGCCGCGCGCGACCACGCCGCCATCACCGGCGGCACCGACAGTTTCGCGCTCATGCAGCAGGCGGCGAGCACCGCCGCCGCCGCCATCATCCGCCACGCGGGCAACACGCTGGCCCACGGCGTGGCGGTCTTCGCCGGTCGCGGCAATAACGGGGGCGATGCCTACCTCGTGGCCGCGCAACTCGCGCGATACGGCGTGACGGTGCGGCTCCACGCGGCCGGCGTGCCCACCACCCCCGATGCGCAGCGCGCCGCCCGGCTCGCCGCGCCCTTTCTGACGTTCGGCGAGATCACCGGCCACGAGCGCGTCGTCGTGGACGGCATCCTCGGCACCGGGCATCAGGGCGCGTTGCGCGACCAGGCGGCGGCGGCGTGCGCGCGCGTGCAGCTGCTGCGCGACGCCGGCGCGCGCGTGATGGCGCTCGATATCCCGAGCGGTGTGAACGCCTCCACCGGTGAGGTCGCCGACGGCGCCGTCACCGCGGATTGCACCATCGCGTTCGGCACGCTCAAGCGCGCGCACCTGTTCGGCCGGGATCGCATGGGGCTCCTCGTCCTCACGGACATCGGGCTCGGGCCGTACGCCAAGTGCCCGGGCGACGAGGACGACGGCGCCTGGCGCTGGGCCGCGCGCGAGCAGCTGGGGGCGCTGCTCCCACCCCTCGCGTGGGACACGCACAAAGGGCGACGCGGGCGCGTGGGTCTCGTTGGTGGTGATGCCGGCATGGCCGGGGCGATCGTGCTCGCTACGCGCGCCGCGTTGGCCGCGGGCGCCGGCCTCGCACATGCCATCGTGCACGAAGCGAGCGTCCCCGCGTTGCAGACGCTCGTGCCGCAGGCCATCACGCATCGCTGGCCGCCGTTGCTTGCGACCCGCAAGCATGACGTGGTCGATCCGTCCGGCGATGCGCCGCGCTACGATGCCGTCGCGGTGGGGCCCGGGCTCGGGCGTACGCGCGAATCGCAGCAGCTCGTCGAACGCCTGCTCCAGGTGCATCGCGGCATCGCGCTGGTGCTCGATGCTGATGCGCTCTGGCTCGCCGCCGACGCCGCGCAGGCACTCGGCACCGACGCCGCGTCGCTCATTCGCCACTGGACGCGCGACGCGCGCGCGGTGGTCTGCACGCCGCATCCCGGCGAGTTCGCGCGTCTGCTCGGCCGCGCGCTCCCCGACAGCTGGGATGATCGCGCGGCGCTGCTCGCCGAATTCTCGGTGCGCTCCAACACCACGGTGTTACTCAAGGGCACGCCCACGCTGGTCGCGCATCAGCGCGAGCCGCTCACCGCGGTGCCGTATGGCACCCCGCTCCTTGCGACCGGCGGCAGCGGGGATTGCCTCACCGGCGTGATCGCGACGTTCCTGGCGCAGGGGGTGATGGCGCGCGATGCCGCGGTGCTGGGGGCGGCCGTGCACGGGCTCGCGGCGGAACGCGCCACCTGGGACGCCCTGGGCACCGTGCGTGGGCTGTCGCTCGATGACTGGCGGGCCCAGTTGCCGCCCGTGTTCGCGGACCTCGCGGCAACGCCGCGCCCGGATCCGGGGGAGCTCGCTCGGCTCGCGCCGTTGTCGGTCATGCGCGCGTGA
- the thiL gene encoding thiamine-phosphate kinase, whose translation MTGPTRFRPHQELGRGQEFDTIRALMARWGDLVSDIGDDAAVLPPVRGVHVISTDACVEDVHFRAHWIAPREVGVRAAAAALSDLAAMGAEAEQVLVAFQVPPRWDAQLLEVADGLADPIRAAGARIVGGNLSRGPAFGITLTVIGDAPRPVPRSGARVGDLVVVTGVLGGPGAAIAAWEAGEEPAPWARARFAAPAPRLAAGQLLAEAGATSMLDISDGLGADARHLGAASGVWLAIDPELLPRGPGITPQAALASGEEYELLATIPDDALAGLRARWTADVPLTVIGRVVDAAEALRVPNPDIAGHDHFQRR comes from the coding sequence GTGACCGGCCCCACGCGCTTTCGCCCGCATCAGGAGCTCGGGCGCGGGCAGGAGTTCGACACCATCCGCGCGCTCATGGCGCGCTGGGGCGATCTCGTTTCCGATATCGGCGACGACGCGGCGGTGTTGCCGCCGGTGCGCGGGGTGCATGTGATCAGCACCGATGCCTGCGTGGAAGACGTGCACTTCCGCGCGCACTGGATTGCGCCGCGCGAGGTGGGGGTACGCGCGGCGGCGGCGGCGCTGAGCGATCTGGCCGCGATGGGCGCCGAAGCGGAGCAGGTGCTCGTGGCCTTTCAGGTCCCGCCGCGTTGGGATGCGCAGCTGCTGGAGGTCGCCGACGGACTGGCCGACCCCATCCGGGCCGCCGGCGCCCGGATCGTCGGTGGCAACCTCAGCCGTGGGCCCGCGTTCGGCATCACACTCACGGTGATCGGCGACGCGCCACGCCCCGTCCCGCGGAGCGGGGCACGGGTGGGTGATCTGGTGGTGGTGACGGGCGTCCTCGGCGGCCCCGGCGCAGCCATCGCCGCGTGGGAGGCCGGGGAGGAGCCCGCCCCCTGGGCACGGGCCCGCTTTGCCGCGCCGGCGCCTCGCCTGGCGGCCGGGCAGCTGCTGGCCGAGGCCGGCGCCACCAGCATGCTCGATATCAGCGATGGGCTGGGGGCCGATGCCCGCCATCTGGGCGCGGCCAGCGGCGTGTGGCTGGCGATCGACCCGGAGTTGCTGCCACGGGGGCCCGGCATCACGCCGCAGGCGGCGCTGGCCAGCGGTGAGGAGTACGAGCTGCTCGCCACCATCCCCGACGATGCGCTGGCCGGGCTCCGGGCCCGCTGGACCGCCGATGTGCCCCTGACGGTGATTGGCCGGGTGGTCGACGCTGCGGAGGCTTTGCGCGTGCCCAATCCCGACATCGCCGGTCACGATCACTTCCAGCGTCGCTGA
- a CDS encoding 1-acyl-sn-glycerol-3-phosphate acyltransferase translates to MVRTYFTAVVLLLATVINGGSVLLAQLFGVKYGKGSIYEKAPVRWARALLWAAGVKVIKHGGDELAEGAPRVFIANHVSWFDIPAMIDVLPHYGFVAKRELEKIPLFGPAARAVGVIYIDRENRKAAFSAYEDAAKRIRGGHPVLVYPEGTRGESYALRPFKKGPFVLAIGSGAPIVPVVIHGTIAVNPRGEFRASPGTVHVHLLEPIPTEGLTYDDRDELAETVRLRMAECLKTVYGVDPALEVRAPKGAARPKAVPAEA, encoded by the coding sequence ATGGTCCGGACCTACTTCACCGCTGTCGTGCTCCTGCTGGCGACCGTCATCAACGGGGGCAGCGTTTTGCTCGCCCAGCTGTTCGGCGTGAAGTACGGCAAGGGAAGCATCTACGAGAAGGCGCCGGTCCGTTGGGCCCGTGCGCTGCTCTGGGCCGCCGGCGTGAAGGTCATCAAGCACGGCGGCGACGAACTCGCCGAAGGCGCTCCGCGTGTGTTCATCGCGAACCACGTGAGCTGGTTCGATATCCCGGCCATGATCGACGTGCTCCCGCACTATGGCTTCGTGGCCAAGCGGGAGCTCGAGAAGATCCCGCTCTTTGGACCGGCCGCGCGTGCGGTGGGCGTGATCTACATCGACCGCGAGAACCGCAAGGCCGCGTTCTCGGCGTACGAAGACGCCGCCAAGCGCATTCGCGGTGGGCATCCGGTGCTCGTGTACCCCGAAGGGACGCGCGGCGAGAGCTACGCGCTCCGCCCGTTCAAGAAAGGGCCCTTCGTATTGGCCATCGGCTCCGGCGCACCGATCGTGCCGGTGGTCATTCACGGCACCATCGCCGTGAACCCGCGCGGCGAGTTCCGCGCGAGCCCCGGCACCGTGCATGTGCATTTGCTGGAGCCCATCCCGACCGAAGGGCTCACGTACGACGACCGCGACGAACTGGCGGAAACGGTTCGCCTGCGGATGGCCGAGTGCCTGAAGACGGTCTACGGCGTGGACCCCGCCCTCGAAGTGCGCGCGCCGAAAGGCGCCGCGCGCCCCAAGGCGGTTCCTGCCGAAGCCTGA
- the eno gene encoding phosphopyruvate hydratase: protein MAPIISVSAREILDSRGNPTVEVDVVLETGAAGRAAVPSGASTGEREAVELRDGDPARYGGKGVQNAVNNVNTEINEALEGMDATDQIAIDRALMDLDGTENKGRLGANAMLGVSMAVARAAALEVGLPLYRYLGGPMARTLPVPMMNILNGGAHATNTVDFQEFMIIPVGADSFAEGLRMGTQVFHQLKKVLVSRKLSTGVGDEGGFAPNLASDEEALKVIIEAIEAAGLRPGQDIALALDVASSELFQNGQYNFKKSGAKSRSPQEMVELYAGWLEQYPIVSIEDGMAENDWDGWKLLTETVGDRCQLVGDDLFCTNSEILAKGIENDVANAILVKVNQIGTLTETLEAIELAKSAGYNSIISHRSGETEDTFIADLAVATQAGQIKTGAPSRSDRVAKYNQLLRIEEQLEGYAEYPGGALFGI, encoded by the coding sequence ATGGCTCCGATTATCTCCGTTAGCGCCCGAGAAATCCTCGACTCCCGCGGCAATCCCACCGTCGAAGTCGACGTGGTCCTCGAAACCGGCGCGGCGGGCCGTGCGGCGGTGCCGAGCGGTGCGAGCACGGGCGAGCGTGAGGCGGTGGAGCTGCGCGACGGGGATCCGGCGCGCTACGGCGGCAAGGGCGTGCAGAACGCCGTGAACAACGTGAACACCGAGATCAACGAAGCGCTCGAGGGCATGGACGCGACCGACCAGATCGCGATCGACCGCGCGCTGATGGATCTCGACGGCACTGAGAACAAGGGCCGGCTCGGCGCGAACGCGATGCTCGGCGTGTCGATGGCCGTGGCGCGTGCGGCGGCGCTCGAAGTCGGGCTGCCGCTCTATCGCTACCTCGGTGGCCCGATGGCGCGCACGCTGCCGGTGCCGATGATGAACATCCTGAACGGTGGCGCGCACGCGACCAACACCGTGGACTTCCAGGAGTTCATGATCATTCCGGTGGGTGCCGATTCGTTCGCCGAAGGGCTGCGCATGGGCACGCAGGTGTTCCATCAGCTCAAGAAGGTGCTGGTGAGCCGCAAGCTCTCCACCGGCGTGGGCGATGAAGGCGGCTTTGCGCCGAACCTCGCGAGCGACGAAGAGGCGCTCAAGGTGATCATCGAGGCCATCGAGGCGGCCGGTCTGCGTCCCGGGCAGGACATTGCGCTGGCGCTCGATGTGGCGAGCAGCGAGCTGTTCCAGAACGGCCAGTACAACTTCAAGAAGAGCGGCGCCAAGTCGCGCAGCCCGCAGGAAATGGTGGAGCTGTACGCCGGCTGGCTCGAGCAGTACCCCATCGTGTCCATCGAAGACGGCATGGCCGAGAACGATTGGGACGGCTGGAAGCTGCTCACCGAGACGGTGGGGGATCGCTGCCAGCTCGTGGGCGATGACCTGTTCTGCACGAACAGCGAGATTCTCGCCAAGGGGATCGAGAACGATGTCGCAAACGCGATTCTGGTGAAGGTGAACCAGATCGGCACGCTCACCGAGACGCTCGAAGCGATCGAACTCGCGAAGAGCGCGGGCTACAACAGCATCATCTCGCACCGCTCGGGCGAAACCGAAGACACGTTCATCGCCGATCTCGCGGTGGCGACGCAGGCCGGTCAGATCAAGACTGGTGCGCCGAGCCGCAGCGATCGCGTGGCGAAGT